The following coding sequences lie in one Actinomycetota bacterium genomic window:
- a CDS encoding prealbumin-like fold domain-containing protein yields MRRLSLVSVLVLLVLTACASDGGDEAALSSGVRGQVLLGPTCPVVQKGSPCPDEPLEGVEVRALAGDGDIAETTSGEDGRFELELPPGRYTLEAVVRPDGPGMFAKPVAVTVTAGAFVEVVVPVDSGIR; encoded by the coding sequence ATGCGCCGTCTCTCACTCGTCTCAGTCCTTGTTCTTCTCGTCTTGACGGCGTGCGCGTCGGACGGTGGCGACGAAGCCGCCTTATCGTCCGGCGTTCGTGGCCAGGTCCTCCTCGGGCCGACCTGCCCGGTCGTACAGAAGGGGAGCCCGTGTCCGGACGAGCCACTCGAGGGTGTGGAGGTTCGGGCCCTGGCCGGCGACGGGGACATCGCGGAGACGACCAGCGGAGAAGACGGTCGGTTCGAGCTCGAACTGCCACCCGGTCGATACACGCTCGAGGCCGTCGTCCGTCCTGACGGCCCCGGCATGTTCGCGAAGCCTGTCGCCGTGACCGTCACGGCCGGCGCATTCGTCGAGGTCGTCGT
- the hpt gene encoding hypoxanthine phosphoribosyltransferase codes for MEGRSALSEIEQAAPPPAVAPHAAAYERDIERVLITEAEIQQKLRELGEQIAQDYAGRDLLLIGVLKGAFVVMADLARYIRMPVETDFMAVASYGAATKTSGVVRILKDLEHDLEERHVLLVEDIVDSGLTINYLLKNLRGRRPASLEVCALLKKTGIQRVHLDIRYVGFEIPPDFVVGYGLDFAEKFRNLPYIATLKPEAYADV; via the coding sequence ATGGAAGGCCGGTCGGCGCTGTCCGAGATCGAGCAAGCGGCACCGCCACCCGCCGTTGCGCCGCATGCCGCAGCGTATGAGCGTGACATCGAGCGGGTGCTCATCACCGAAGCGGAGATCCAGCAGAAGCTGCGTGAGCTGGGCGAGCAGATCGCGCAGGACTACGCGGGTCGCGACCTGTTGCTGATCGGCGTCCTCAAGGGCGCATTCGTGGTGATGGCGGACCTCGCTCGATATATCCGCATGCCCGTCGAGACAGACTTCATGGCCGTGGCCTCGTACGGTGCCGCGACGAAGACGTCCGGAGTCGTCCGGATCCTCAAGGACCTCGAACACGACCTCGAGGAGCGCCACGTGTTGCTCGTCGAGGACATCGTCGACTCCGGGCTCACCATCAATTACCTGCTGAAGAACCTCCGCGGGCGACGCCCCGCAAGCCTCGAGGTCTGCGCGCTCCTGAAAAAGACGGGGATCCAGCGTGTCCACCTGGACATCCGCTACGTGGGCTTCGAGATCCCGCCCGACTTCGTCGTCGGGTACGGCCTCGACTTCGCGGAGAAGTTCCGGAACCTTCCCTACATCGCGACGCTCAAGCCGGAGGCGTACGCGGACGTTTGA